From the genome of Toxoplasma gondii ME49 chromosome XII, whole genome shotgun sequence:
GGAGACACGGTTGCATTTTCCAGTGACATTGTACTCGTTTCTGCACATGTCCTCGCGAAGCGTCTTCACTTTGAAGGCGCAAAAGTCCTTATTGATCACGTTCCAAATTACCTCGTCGTTCTGCATTTTGCCGACACTCTGTAACTACCGCTGAAACGGGAGGAtccgaaaaaagaagaagggcacCAGAGGACTGCGCGCCGCACGGATTCAATAGGAATGAAAAGAGTCAACTTGATTTCTGCAGCGGGAAGGAGCTCTCTGAGGGGAAACAGATCACCACTCGAGTTCAGCAAACATCGAtcaaaaacagacacagcgCCGGTGACGAAAAACCTGCATCCTTCGGGTAGGTCACGTTAGGACAAAAGTAACGGGCGCAGCCACTTCCTGGACTCCTCAGAAAGACGGTGGACAGAAAAAACCTTCGGGGTCCTCATCCGCCTGCACTTTTCCCTGTCTTGTCCCCAAAGACGGTAGCGCAAACAGCACACGAGGACCAGCGCTGGCCCACATACAGAAAGGCGGCACCAGCGAAGAGCACTAGTCAGTGGTTGCCTTCTGTGCTTAGAAGACGGAATGCGAGGTTGAAGCAAATTAACCTCAACACGAAAAATGATGTAAAACTAGAGGCGCGCCGCCGATGTTGTGACCCCTCAGCCTTTGCCCGCGtaatgcagagacagaatgAAATCACAAGCACGATACAGTCTGTCATAGGGGGGCAGTTCTACAAAAATACTGTTAAAGAAGAAACTCAATGACCAGGAAAAGCCTTCTAAACAACAGGTGTATTGACTCTTCAACTGAGGGGCGAAGAACGGACGCCGCCCCTGCCGAATCAGCAGAACATACTGAATAATAAAACAAACCGAAATTGAGACGCGTGAAGCTTTAAAGCGAGCATGTATGGATACGGAAAGAGATCTGGTGACCCGGGGCGCTTTCGCAGCTCGGAAATCGAAGCGATATGCCGCTGATTTGCTGCGGACCAGCGTCAATTCTCGGAGGGGGGATTGCTTGAGCCCCCAGCTTACAACCACTGAGGTATGGAGGGAAACCCTTGTCTGGaacaaacaaagaaaaagacaagtgTCGAGGAACCTaaggaggaagaaactcCAATTACACAGGGCGTGTGCCTCTCGGCCTAGTCAATCAAGTCGGCTGCAGCCAAACCGCATGCGCATGCCACGCAGTGTGAGCAGCGCGCTCtcaaggaagcagaaaggcaTATGTCTTTGGGTAAAGAAGTGAGCGCATGACTagaacagacgaagaaatgAAGACGGAACTATGAAGTCTTTGCGGAGTTCCCTCATAACTCGAAAGCCACGGAAATCCTCATTTCCACTCAGGGTGTTGAGAAAAACTGTCCCCGAACGGGTTCGCATGCATTTCAACTCTGTGAACGTGCGATGAGAGGTGACAAAACTCTCTGGCGGAAAGGTAGCCTGCAGCACATTAGACTGATTTCTTCAACTCTAAGTGAACGCAGTTTTCGATGACAACTAGGGACCGCGGAGAGACCGTCAGATCGAGTAAATGAATCACTTCCCTAACGTGATCGTTTATTTGGTGCTAAAGAAACTCTCTACAGCAGCCTTTTAGGCACTTCCAAAAAAATGACGGTTTGGAGCGGCTCACAGAGCCGGGCAGGGCGGGTGTTTAGCCGTAGCTGCCGGAGTTAAACTTCGTGAAACGTGGACATACATGCAGACTCCTGAATCTCAGGTGCGCACACTCCTTCCCTTTTCGGGCAAGCCCAGAGAGAAGGTAACTGGACACGTCCTGGGAACAAACGTTGAGTCTACGACATTTCCGGTGACCCACCTCAGAGCACCTGGCTTTTCAGGAGTTACCAGGGCAATACAATTGCACATAAATACAGGCTCTGAAGGTGCTAGTTCGGCAGATCACAGTGAACTTTCGCCCATTGCACCACTACAGATTGTATTCAGTGTCATACTATTTATAACGCGGAGACTGCGGGTTCTATTGCTCGGCAGAAACGAAACTCGATCTCCTTTGTTGGAGTAGCACAAAAACCAGAAGCTTTCCAGACTCGGGACACGAGGGTAGAAGGTTGTAAGCGACGGTGTGCcgtgaagagagacgggggcGATGAGTGAGGCCAGGCACCCCGGAAGATTCATCTTCGAGACGCAACGGAGAGAAGTCTTTCGAGTTCATGCTTCATTTTCTGGGATTTTTTCTTAAGTGCGGTTACTGTTGCTTTGTGGTCTTGCTCCTCCTGAAGGGCACatgaaagaaaacaaacttTTTTTTCAGTGAGCAGACAGCTGAGCGGGCGTGGAAGGAACTTGCCACTCTGCCGGTCCGTTAGAATCATCTCAGACGTGTCCCaagttctctttttcggtCACGTAAGAGTGAAAGCCGCTCTTTTCGTGCAGTACCTGTTCCATTCTGTCCGCGGCTTCTTGTACTGTTTTCTCAACGTAGCGCTCCATTACTTTCACTTCCTGCTCGAGTTGCTTGTTGCTCTGGGTTAGCGATTCGAGGCGCTCGtccatttcttctttgcGATACTCCGCCTGCAGCGCCTTCCTCATGCCGAAGGCTGCAGATGACTCGTACAGCTTCTGATAAGCTTGAATCATTGTGCGGAGCTCCGTGCGCACGCGGTGGAGAAGCAAACCTCTCTCGGCACACGCAATTGTCACCTGAAGGAGGACACCAGCTTTTTACTGTCAGTCACTTGTGCTTATCCCGAGCGCGAGGTTCCCCTTATCGCACGCTTATCTTGTCACAAGACAGCCAGCTACAGTCTCCACGCCACACcaacgagagacagcggaaaaaacggaaatGCGGACACTAGACTTCTTCATGTTAAACTTGCACAGTGTCGAATGAAcgccgaggaggagaactgcgctcttccttccctcgtGTGCAATTCAAGAAAAAAGGGCACATTTTGCATCAGCCTTCGAGTAGCCTCACACAGCCCCGCTGATCATAGCAATGCCTCCTTCGATTAGTGTAACGCTCTGTGTCCAAACGTGTATACCAACGAAGCATCTGGACTTCAGGAGCATAAATGCCATGACACCAGCCAGGATCTACGgcacgcagaaaaacgactgTGCAAATCGCGAGCGACGGTGGAGCTGTGTGATTTTCTCAGGCAGTCACAGGTGCCCTTGAAATTGTGTATACATTAACTCTGTATTTTTGATTTTTATTTTattcttgtctctgttgaTAAGTCTGCTCTGCGGAGACTGCATGTCTCCATCCTCCCCATTCACGGGTGCGGAAAACAGCAAGTTCATGTTTTGTGTCGTGTGGTTCACGGGTCTCTTCCCCAGAAAGAGTGTCTGACGCGAATGTACTCAGCAAAGGGCTTATGTCGCACATGTGAATACCGGTGTCTTGAAGATATTGGCGGCGTACTTATCGCTCCACGGGGACCCGAACTGTGAGGATAATCCCACAACTAGTGGGACTTGCAGGTAGAAACCAGGAATCGTGCTGAAGGTcttcagaagaagagtgacCGCTGCGGAGCTGCTTATTTTACTGTATGTGGTCTGGCGTACCTGCCGGAGTATTTCGTCGAAACACTGGGAGTACAACTCTTCCCGAACCGGACAGAGACCGTACTCCCGCGCTTGTCTTTGTTTCAGACGTTTGTCAAGTTCGCCTTGGAGAGCGATGACATCGGCACGCGTTGCTGGAGTGCTACTGACTCTCTGCCTCCATAGTTGTCCATATTCTGTCCACTCGCGCGGCGGCAGTATAAAATCTAAGATATCTTCTGTCGTGGCTATCGCAACAGGTTGACTGGAAGTCCCCTCCCCGGGTGCCTTCGCTCGTTCCCGACTTTTCGAGGCATCCTGGCTAGTAATGCGTTCAACCTCGGGGGATTTGTATTTCAGCAGGGAGGACTGCATTTGAGGGTACCGCCGTTTACAGATGTTGGATACATGAAGGCATtagacagaaaacggaggcgaaagaaacgcTTCTCCCCGGTCGGCCGTTCGCAAAAAGGAGTTAATGCTGCCAGCGACAGCACTATGGATGTGTACGCCCGATTGGCCTTCAGAGTCCCCACAAAAAAAGTCTCTATCCGAGCACCGTTGAGTTTCACTCGCCTGCTGTCTTTCACCTCTCAGATCGTCTAAAGGACCTTATCTATTTTCGGCGGTATTTTGCGCGTGCGCGCAGAGAGCGGCCGACACACGTAAGGCACACACAGCCTTTCCAACGCTAAAAAAGGGCCTCTGCAGCTTTGGTAGCGTCTAAACGAAACCCACGTTAGGATTCTCAATTGTAAAGGCACGTTTCTGTATGTTGTTCACATGCAGGGCGACAGCAAATTCATCGATCACGTTCTGGAAAAAAGACTTCTCGCCCCTGACCGTCTGCCGGTAAAGTGAGGCCTCGATATTGGCCTTTCCCGTTTGAAATCTTTTTCGTGGAACACTCTTTGTCGTCAACAGTGTGGCCTATATGTTTCCATGTGATGAAGAACTGACAGGTCAGCCTTGATTTCTGTCTTTCATCCCGGGATTTCCCAATGTCAGCTGTTGCGTTCATTGCAGATACATTTCACGCGCATTCTGGGTAGAGAGCCCTCTTTGCGATATGTACTTCAGTGCTAATGTTGTTGTTCTTCCAGAGACAGCTTCCTAGCGGCGTCACGCTTCTTTATCTTTGTACGAAATGActgttttgtctccttcagtTGGCGGCGCTAGTGCTGGCGTCAATTGGAGTGGACGTTgacctgttttttctcgttgtGCATGTCTTGTGGCAATGCCTCGTTCGATAGCAGGCAGCTCTGATTTCACTCACTGGGATTAAATCTAATGCACAACGAGTTAAAACACATGGAAGCCACTCTTTCGCACGCACGATTCATGGATGGAAAAGAAGGATGCCACCAGCATCGTTTTCTTGGAATACTGCTTGGACAACAGCCACCGTTTTTCTGGGACAAGCCAGTAGGTGATTCGATATCCATTAAATGAACCAAGCACGAACGCACGAGTACCGATGCAATAGGTCAACAACGTGCCAATCTCACAGCAAAGGGGGCGGCCTATGATGTCAGATTGCCGCAAGTACCAGCCACCAGGATTCCGTCTTGTTGGCGAGGGTCCATCGTCCGCCTGTGTTACACTCTTTACTTGTCTAGATTGTGGAGAAGATTTTGTGGTTTTGTTCTGGTTAGTCCTCAAAGAATTATCCAGTCATGTAACTGCAGAGTTGTGCACACTGTTTCTTAGGAATCCGAGTGTTGGATAACCAACCGGCATTCTGCTGCGGCATCGCTGGTATTCCATTGATTGCACGAATAGTTAAGATCTCTATCGCGGTGGAAAGACATGTCTCTGACTGTGTTGGTCCAGAACTAAAAAAGGACGCGGTGTGAACCTGACAGGCCTCATGTAGCACTTCTTTTGTACGAGGAAAGCTCGACATCTTTTCAAAACTGTTAACTTCCCCGTCATATGGACGGGTGTTCTGGAAAATGCATTCTTCGGGAAGAGCAATCTTCAATATGAGAACAACAACAATAGCACTGGCACCTCAGGATCCGTAAACAATATGGGCCCAGCAGGCCTGTCGAAGAAGCCAGACTGTGGATGTCGGCCTAGCCCAGCGAGCGCATGTGACTTCTGAACAAAGGAAGATTGACCAAACACTTGGGATGAGGATAAGCTACATTTTGACGGAATTTGATAGTGTTTCTCTAAGAACTCATTTGAGATGGAACGTTTTACTCAAGCGGCGGTTTTGGTGGTGTTTGCAAGCAGCAAGAAACAGGCTGCTGTTGCTCTCGGACGGCCTACATGCTCGCAGTGCATGCCAGTATTCTTTGTCCGCTTCTTACACATTTATGTTATGTAGCGGTATTCTTTGTTCCTGAACTCGCAGATACGGTTGCTTCGCTTTATCTCGTTGTTTGGCACATGGTCCTCTCTGTCACACCCTACAGTGAGTGCTGTCACTTTCGTCTACAACATGTGCTGGAAGCTACGCTCTACATCGCAGTCCCTGGTTGGCTTTCATGAGCTGAAACAGAGTATCGCGAGTGCGGTCGGCATGAGACTTTCATGGGTATCTGTCTGCCTGACAGCTGAGACAACTCACACGCGCGTTGGTTTTCCGATCTTGGGAGATCCATCGTGCATCAGTGGTGTTGCGCACCGTCTCTAGGCTCAGTCAAGCTCAATACTTCAAAAACATAAGCGGTCAGGTCGGATGGGCATTTTAGACATTTTTTCGCGTTCATGACCTCCACCAGCTTTACAGTGCTCAACGATTGTGCTCGCAGTTTTCACGTGCGCAGAAACGCCTCGATGTCGCCACACTCAGATCAACGTTCTTCAAATCCAAATGCCCTCCAAAGTACGGAGGCCACACTTCGATCAGCGGAAGACTTCTTCTTTGGTAGAACTCTGTGGTAAAGGAAGCGTAGCAAGGTGCATAGCGTTGTCAAAAACCGAAGCTTGCTGCTTACCAACGAGAGATGCA
Proteins encoded in this window:
- a CDS encoding inner dynein arm light chain, putative (encoded by transcript TGME49_249960), whose amino-acid sequence is MQSSLLKYKSPEVERITSQDASKSRERAKAPGEGTSSQPVAIATTEDILDFILPPREWTEYGQLWRQRVSSTPATRADVIALQGELDKRLKQRQAREYGLCPVREELYSQCFDEILRQVTIACAERGLLLHRVRTELRTMIQAYQKLYESSAAFGMRKALQAEYRKEEMDERLESLTQSNKQLEQEVKVMERYVEKTVQEAADRMEQEEQDHKATVTALKKKSQKMKHELERLLSVASRR